The Verrucomicrobiota bacterium genome contains the following window.
GCGGATGCCAGGTCGCGCGGATGGGAGATCGGTTTCGAGCAAGCCAAACTGACAGTCAAGCTCTCCCATGCCTGGCCTCACAACGCGGTCAAACTCCGCTCGAGTCAGCACGTGGCGAAGCTGGGCGTATGGCAGCATCTGTGCATGACTTACGACGGTTCAGGCCAGCCCGAAGGGGTCAGACTCTACCTCGACGGACGCCCCGTCGATCTGGAACTCCACAAGGCCCGCTCGTGGAACGGCCCCATCAAAACTTCCGCCCCGCTTCGGCTCGGCCACCGTTCGCCCGGACAATTTCTCGAAGGGGGTGCCATTCAGGATCTGCGGTTTTTCAGCCGTCCGCTGCTCTCGGCGGAAGTGATTTCCCTGGCCCGCGAGTTTTGGAAGAGCCTCCTCGAGAAACCGCTCAAAGAATGGAAGAGCGAAGAGAAAGGACCCGTGCTCGATTATTTCCTCGCCGTTCATCACGAACCTTTCCGAACCGCGCGGTCATCCCTTGCGGCCCTCGAAACCGAGCAACTCTCGTTCATCCTGAACTACCCGGTGACTCACGTGCAGAAAGAAAAAATGGATTCCGAACCGATGGCCCATGTTCTGTTCCGAGGCCAGTACGACAAACCTCGAGAAAAGGTCAAAGCCGCCACCTTTCAGGCGCTTCCCCCCATCCCTCAGGGCGCCCCGACGAATCGCCTCGGTTTAGCGCAGTGGCTGGTCAATGCCGGCAATCCTCTCACCGCCCGCGTCACCGTCAATCGCATGTGGCAGGAGGTTTTCGGAGTCGGGTTGATCCGCACGTCGGACGACTTCGGCATCATGGGCGAACGGCCTTCGCATCCCGAACTGCTCGACTGGCTTGCCGTGGAGTTTCGCGAGAGCGGCTGGAACGTGCGCCACCTCTACACGCTCATGATGACGTCGGCGACCTACCGTCAATCCGCCGCCTCCACACCCCAGAAAAATGAAAAGGATCCCGCCAATCGATTCCTGAGCCGGGGTCCCCGCTTCCGCATGGACGCCGAAATGATCCGCGACTACGCCCTCGCCACGAGCGGATTGTTGTCGCCCAGGATCGGAGGTGAAAGTGTCAAGCCGTACCAGCCTCCGGGAGTCTGGGAAGCGGTGGCCATGCCGGAAAGCAACACCCGCCTCTACCTCCACGATTCGGGGAGCGATCTTTATCGGCGCAGCCTCTACACCTTCTGGAAGCGCGCCGCGCCCCCGGCCAGCATGGACCTGCTCAACGCCCCCAGCCGCGAGGTCTGCACGGTTCGGCGCGAGCGCACCAACACTCCCTTGCAGGCGTTGGTCACCATGAACGACCCGCAATTCGTCGAAGCCGCCCGCCACCTGGCGGCCCGCGCGTTTCGCGCCTCTCGCGGACGCCGCGATCAGGCCATTCAATTCATCGCCCGCCAAGTGCTGCTCCGATCACTCGACGCCGGGGACCTCCGGCTGGCGGCGGAGACTTACGACATCGCGATCGCCCATTATCGCGCCCAAACGTCCGACGCCATGGCGTTATTGGAAGTGGGTGAAAGCCCGGGACCGGTTTCCACCAAGCGAGCCCCCGAACTCGCCGCCCTCGCCATCGTCGCCAACCAATTGTTGAACCTCGACGAAACGTTGAACAAGTAGCCCTGGAGGCCGAATGAACCCTTACGAACAATACCGTCATCACCTCACTCGCAGGCAATTCTTCGCCCGGGGTAAAAACGCCCTCGGTTATGCCGCGCTCACCAGCTTGCTCGGCGCCACCTCCGAACTCTGGGGAGAAGTCCAAGCCGGCAAACCATCCCTTCCCCATTACGTCTCCAAGGCCAAACGTGTCATCTACCTCCACATGGTCGGTGGGCCTTCCCAAATAGACTTGTTCGATTACAAGCCTGGACTGAAGGAATGGTATGACAAGGATCTGCCGGAATCCATCCGCCGCGGCCAGCGCCTCACGACGATGACATCGGGTCAGAAGCGCTTTCCCATCGCTCCCACCAAGTACGCTTTCCAACAGCACGGCCAGTGCGGGATGTGGGTCACCGAACTCCTTCCCCAAACCGCACGTTGCGTCGATGACATGGCCTTCATCCGGTCCATGCACACCGAAGCCATCAACCATGAGCCGGCCATTTGCCACATGCAGACCGGCAACATGGTCACCGGACGCCCCTGTCTCGGTTCCTGGGTGAGTTATGGCCTCGGCAGCATGAACAAGAATCTTCCGACCTTCGTCGTCCTCGTGGCCGAGCCTTCGAATAAAGAACAAATCCAAGCCATCTCCGCCCGGCTCTGGTCGAGCGGGTTCATCCCCGGGGAACATGCCGGCGTTTCCTTCCGCAGCCAGGGCGACCCCATTCTCTATATCAACAATCCGCCCGGAGTCCCGTCGGAACTCCGCCGCGCCCAACTGGACCGGCTCCGCCAGATGAACGAGCGCGTCTACCGCGAAGTCGGCGATCCCGAAACCCACACGCGCATCCAGCAATTCGAAATGGCCTTTCGCATGCAGGCCAGCGTGCCCGAACTCATGGGCGTCCAAGGCGAGCCCGCATCCACTTACAAACTCTATGGCGACGACGCCCGCAAACCGGGAACCTACGCCTACACCTGCCTCCTCGCCCGCCGCCTGGCGGAACGCGGCACCCGCTTCATCCAGGTTTACCACAACAACTGGGACCACCATTTCAACGTCAACGGCCGCATGCCCTCCCAATGCAAAGATGTCGATCAAGCCACCTACGCTCTCATCACCGACCTGAAGGAGCGCGGACTGCTCCAAGACACCCTGATCATCTGGGGAGGTGAATTCGGTCGCACCATCTACAGCCAGGGCGGCCTGAGCGAGACCAATTACGGACGCGATCATCATCCCCGCTGCTTCACCATGTGGCTGGCCGGCGGGGGCGTCAAGGGGGGTGCGATCTACGGTGAAACCGACGATTTTTCCTACAATATCGTCGAGAACCCCGTTCACGTGCGCGATCTCCATGCCACCATCCTCCACCTGCTCGGCATCGATCATCACCGCTTCACCTACAAACATCAGGGACTCGATCATCGCCTCACTGGAGTGGACGCCGAGCCCACCGTTGTAAAAGAACTCCTCGCCTGAACTCCTGGCATCGGCCACAATCCCGGCATGCCTGATAACACTCCGGGAACCCCTCTGCCTTGGTGGAAGGGGCTGAACCGATACCAGTGGTCTGTCTTCATCCTCGCCTCTTTGGGCTGGATGTTCGACTGCTTCGACCAGCAACTCTTCACCATGTCCCGCTCGATTACGATGCGGGAACTGATGGCAGGCCAGGACCTCAACGTCCAGAACGTCTATGGCGGTTACTCGACCACGGCGTTCATTCTCGGCTGGGCCACTGGAGGACTTGCCTTCGGCGTGCTCGGGGACGTTTGGGGCCGCGCCAAAACCATGGCGCTCACGATTCTCGTGTACGCGCTGTTCACCGGACTCAGCGCGATTTCGAAAAACTGGATCGACTTCAGCGTCTTCCGTTTCCTCACCGGTCTCGGTGTGGGCGGGCAATTCGCGGTCGGAGTCGCCTTGATCGCCGAGGTCATGCCCGATCGCTCCCGATCCGCCGCCCTGGGAAGCCTGCAAGCCCTCTCCGCGTTCGGGAATATTCTCGCCGGACTCATGATTCGCTACATGGATGAGCTCGGGGGCTGGCGAAACCTCTATTGGATCGGCGCCGCCCCGGCCATCCTTGCCTGCGTCAGCATTTTCACGCTGCACGAACCCGAAAAGTGGCTCGCCTGGCGGGACTCGATCAAAAAGTCAGGCGGCGCGGTCAAGACGGAAGGGCGCCTCGGAAAACTCTTCGGCCATCCCACGTGGAGGAAGCATGTGGCGGTCGGCCTCGGTTTGGCCATCGCCGGCGTGTTCGGACTCTGGGGGGTGGCCTTCTGGAGCGGGGAATTGATCGACTCCACGCTCCTGCCCATGCCCGCCAACACCAAGACATCGCTCCAACGAATCGTCGCCGTCTCGCAGCCTGCCGAGTATGCCGCCGCGGTCAAGGGGCTCGAACCCGCCCAGCAACGCGCTTACATCAATCTCTACAAATACACGATCCCCGCCGGCACCCGATTCGAGGCCGCCCGCGCCGCAGATTTCGTCTCGGCGAATCCCCCGAGCCCATCGCAACGGGATAAGATGTCGCGCCTCCTCGAAAAATCCCTGGATTCCAAGGACGAAAAAACACTCAAGAGCAACGCGTTCATTCTCCAGCAGGTGGGAGGGTTCACCGGCATCCTGGTTCTGAGCGCGGTGGCCAGCCGTTGGGGCCGCCGCATCGCGCTGGGGCTCGCCATGATCTGCGGATGGGCGGGAGCGGTCTTCGTTTTCACGACCTTCAGCGACAAGACGCAAGTCTGGTTCCTCTGGCCGCTGCTCGGATTCTGCACGCTCATGCCCTTCGGCGGGTTCGCCATCTATTTCCCCGAACTGTTTCCCACCAGCCTCCGCAGCACCGGAGTCAGTTTCTGCTATAACGTCGGGCGCTACGTGACCGCGTTCGGCCCCATCCTGCTTCCGAAGCTGGCCACGGAATTGCACGGCAAGTTCGAACTCTCCGGCTTCCGCTGCGCCGCGCTCATCTTGACGTGCGCCTACGCCCTCGGTTTGATCGTGCTCTACTGGGCGCCCGAAACCAAGGGCAAGCCGCTCCCTGAAGAATCGTCCGCGACCTGACTTTTCCCGCCCGCTCACCGTCCCATCCACCCCCGCATTATGAAAATCAACCGACGCAAATTCGTTCAACGATCCGCGTTCACAGTCGCCGCTTTTTCCATCGTCCCCCGCCACGTGCTCGGCGGCGCCCGGTTCATCCCCCCAAGCGAAAAAGTCAACGTCGCCCTCGTCGGAGCCGGTGGCCAAGGCCGGGTCAACCTCCAGGCGCTGCTCCGCATGGACGACGTTCAAGTGATTGCCGTCGCCGATCCAGCCGAGTCGTTCAGCCTCGAATCATTCTATTACAAGGGCCAGGGCGGACGCTTGCCCACGCAGGCCCTCATCGAGAAGCACTACGCCGCCAAAACACCCCATTATCGATGCGCCGCCTACGAGGATTTTCGCGAAATGCTTCAAAAGGAAAAAGCGATCGACGCCGTCCTCTGTGCCACACCCGACCATTTGCACGCCACCATCAGCGTGGCCGCCATGAAGGCCGGCAAACATGTCT
Protein-coding sequences here:
- a CDS encoding DUF1553 domain-containing protein, whose protein sequence is MASIGFLPAAESDLRFNRDVKPILAENCLSCHGPDPGSRKGGIRLDTKEGLFGKNKKDQAVVVPGHPGQSELWRRLVTTDEDDLMPPKESHKVLSDSQKTTIKRWIELGASWQPHWAFVPPERPPVPPTQRADWVRNPIDAFILHRLEQLGLSPAPPAERRELARRAALDLTGLPPDAKFVEALVRSRTHDAYQRFLDSLFRSPHYGEHRARYWLDAARYADTHGLHFDNYREMWPYRDWVIRAFNGNLPFDRFTILQLAGDLLPEAGQEELIATGFHRCALTTNEAGSIEAEILAHYARERVETTSAVWLGLTAGCASCHDHKFDPITTKDFYSMEAFFRNTTQGGFDGNIKNSSPSIPVIPDQAKRDRWTRLQDQIGEARKQVEDVRQDKSIENAFESWLTHRKADTLESDLHRSLIARIPLQGELAEGVKGMRGGKPLRATTTGELETRKDGKFGPAWHWKKESRVAFKELGDFGTRDEFSISFWAYFPSRYFEVAPILGRMEADARSRGWEIGFEQAKLTVKLSHAWPHNAVKLRSSQHVAKLGVWQHLCMTYDGSGQPEGVRLYLDGRPVDLELHKARSWNGPIKTSAPLRLGHRSPGQFLEGGAIQDLRFFSRPLLSAEVISLAREFWKSLLEKPLKEWKSEEKGPVLDYFLAVHHEPFRTARSSLAALETEQLSFILNYPVTHVQKEKMDSEPMAHVLFRGQYDKPREKVKAATFQALPPIPQGAPTNRLGLAQWLVNAGNPLTARVTVNRMWQEVFGVGLIRTSDDFGIMGERPSHPELLDWLAVEFRESGWNVRHLYTLMMTSATYRQSAASTPQKNEKDPANRFLSRGPRFRMDAEMIRDYALATSGLLSPRIGGESVKPYQPPGVWEAVAMPESNTRLYLHDSGSDLYRRSLYTFWKRAAPPASMDLLNAPSREVCTVRRERTNTPLQALVTMNDPQFVEAARHLAARAFRASRGRRDQAIQFIARQVLLRSLDAGDLRLAAETYDIAIAHYRAQTSDAMALLEVGESPGPVSTKRAPELAALAIVANQLLNLDETLNK
- a CDS encoding DUF1501 domain-containing protein is translated as MNPYEQYRHHLTRRQFFARGKNALGYAALTSLLGATSELWGEVQAGKPSLPHYVSKAKRVIYLHMVGGPSQIDLFDYKPGLKEWYDKDLPESIRRGQRLTTMTSGQKRFPIAPTKYAFQQHGQCGMWVTELLPQTARCVDDMAFIRSMHTEAINHEPAICHMQTGNMVTGRPCLGSWVSYGLGSMNKNLPTFVVLVAEPSNKEQIQAISARLWSSGFIPGEHAGVSFRSQGDPILYINNPPGVPSELRRAQLDRLRQMNERVYREVGDPETHTRIQQFEMAFRMQASVPELMGVQGEPASTYKLYGDDARKPGTYAYTCLLARRLAERGTRFIQVYHNNWDHHFNVNGRMPSQCKDVDQATYALITDLKERGLLQDTLIIWGGEFGRTIYSQGGLSETNYGRDHHPRCFTMWLAGGGVKGGAIYGETDDFSYNIVENPVHVRDLHATILHLLGIDHHRFTYKHQGLDHRLTGVDAEPTVVKELLA
- a CDS encoding MFS transporter, whose translation is MPDNTPGTPLPWWKGLNRYQWSVFILASLGWMFDCFDQQLFTMSRSITMRELMAGQDLNVQNVYGGYSTTAFILGWATGGLAFGVLGDVWGRAKTMALTILVYALFTGLSAISKNWIDFSVFRFLTGLGVGGQFAVGVALIAEVMPDRSRSAALGSLQALSAFGNILAGLMIRYMDELGGWRNLYWIGAAPAILACVSIFTLHEPEKWLAWRDSIKKSGGAVKTEGRLGKLFGHPTWRKHVAVGLGLAIAGVFGLWGVAFWSGELIDSTLLPMPANTKTSLQRIVAVSQPAEYAAAVKGLEPAQQRAYINLYKYTIPAGTRFEAARAADFVSANPPSPSQRDKMSRLLEKSLDSKDEKTLKSNAFILQQVGGFTGILVLSAVASRWGRRIALGLAMICGWAGAVFVFTTFSDKTQVWFLWPLLGFCTLMPFGGFAIYFPELFPTSLRSTGVSFCYNVGRYVTAFGPILLPKLATELHGKFELSGFRCAALILTCAYALGLIVLYWAPETKGKPLPEESSAT